The following coding sequences lie in one Photobacterium sp. CCB-ST2H9 genomic window:
- a CDS encoding ASCH domain-containing protein: protein MTPQAAECLSAYLVSLPEAQIPLIPSVSADYFCADKENADICAELVRMGQKQATCSMKYWYLTGDEQGPEPMPQTGHLLVVTNWDGEPVAITQVTSVSEARFKDVTADFAAAEGEGDQSLSWWRKAHWQFFSTECEALGIEMSEEIPLVLERFKTVWAKAAA from the coding sequence CTGACACCGCAGGCAGCGGAATGTCTGTCCGCTTATCTGGTGTCATTGCCGGAGGCTCAGATTCCGCTGATCCCAAGTGTGAGTGCTGATTATTTTTGTGCGGATAAAGAAAATGCCGACATCTGTGCCGAACTGGTTCGGATGGGTCAGAAACAAGCGACGTGCAGTATGAAATACTGGTACCTCACCGGAGATGAACAGGGCCCTGAGCCGATGCCTCAGACAGGCCATTTACTTGTGGTGACGAACTGGGATGGAGAGCCGGTCGCAATTACTCAGGTTACCTCAGTGTCAGAAGCCAGGTTTAAAGATGTCACCGCTGACTTTGCGGCCGCAGAAGGCGAGGGCGATCAGTCATTAAGCTGGTGGCGGAAGGCGCACTGGCAGTTTTTCAGTACAGAATGTGAAGCTTTGGGCATCGAGATGTCGGAAGAGATCCCTCTGGTGCTGGAACGGTTCAAGACCGTTTGGGCGAAAGCGGCAGCCTGA
- a CDS encoding DUF2254 domain-containing protein, whose product MKTYWLNRWETIRNSFWFVPAMLLVIAVGLARIAVTLDHQLTQFPFAFPDIGFTGGAEGARSVLSTIAGSMVTVAGVAFSITIVALTLASSQFGPRLLRNFMRDPGNQYVLGTFIATFIYCLLVLSSVTSNHDNAFVPRLAVNISLLLALLNVGVLIFFIHHVATSIQADHVVNGVYEELNQHIAQFFPDELGAHPARDQTTGQPLTGLFHRIVPANHEGYLQAVDRASLRRLSEQLDCQIALSHRAGSFVIKGSSLAVVLSDTELDESLDSELQSCFIIGKLRTPEQDPEFAIHQLVEVAVRALSPGINDPFTAMTCIDRLSAVLCTLTGRAFHPVSWYRDDGRLQLVEQPLDYSGMLNASFDQIRQHSQTDVAVSIRLLEGLSRIASHCRTAEQQEAVLRQADMIVQTRRESLSEAEDIADVEQRYQALKDELRQLG is encoded by the coding sequence ATGAAAACATACTGGCTCAATCGCTGGGAAACAATCCGAAACAGCTTTTGGTTTGTTCCGGCGATGCTTCTGGTGATCGCTGTCGGTTTGGCCCGCATTGCTGTGACGCTGGATCACCAACTGACTCAATTTCCTTTTGCTTTTCCCGATATTGGTTTTACCGGCGGGGCAGAAGGTGCCCGGAGTGTGCTGTCAACGATCGCCGGTTCCATGGTGACTGTCGCCGGGGTAGCGTTTTCGATCACCATTGTTGCCCTGACACTGGCGTCTTCTCAGTTTGGTCCCAGACTGTTGAGGAACTTTATGCGCGATCCCGGGAATCAGTATGTGCTGGGTACTTTTATTGCGACCTTCATCTATTGCCTGCTGGTCCTGAGCAGCGTCACCAGTAATCACGATAATGCCTTTGTTCCCCGGCTGGCGGTCAACATCTCACTGTTGCTGGCTTTGCTGAATGTGGGGGTTCTGATTTTTTTCATCCATCATGTCGCGACATCAATTCAGGCGGATCATGTAGTGAATGGTGTTTATGAAGAACTGAATCAGCATATCGCACAGTTTTTCCCGGATGAACTGGGTGCGCACCCGGCACGTGATCAGACAACAGGCCAACCGTTGACCGGTCTGTTTCACCGGATCGTCCCGGCTAATCATGAAGGTTATTTACAGGCGGTGGACAGAGCATCACTGCGCCGTTTGTCTGAACAGCTGGACTGTCAGATTGCCCTGAGTCATCGTGCCGGAAGTTTTGTGATCAAAGGCAGTTCACTGGCTGTCGTGTTGTCGGATACGGAACTGGACGAGTCGCTGGATTCGGAGCTGCAGTCGTGTTTCATCATCGGCAAACTCAGAACGCCGGAACAGGATCCGGAATTTGCCATCCATCAACTGGTGGAAGTCGCCGTCCGGGCGTTATCACCGGGGATAAATGATCCCTTTACCGCGATGACCTGTATCGATCGGTTAAGTGCTGTGCTCTGCACGCTGACCGGGCGTGCTTTTCATCCTGTCAGCTGGTATCGCGATGACGGGCGGCTGCAGCTGGTGGAACAGCCACTGGATTATTCCGGTATGCTGAATGCGTCTTTTGATCAAATCAGACAGCACAGTCAGACCGATGTTGCTGTGTCTATCCGTTTGCTGGAAGGTCTGTCCCGGATTGCCAGTCACTGCCGGACAGCTGAACAGCAAGAAGCTGTTCTGCGTCAGGCGGATATGATTGTCCAGACACGCCGGGAAAGTCTCTCCGAAGCTGAAGATATCGCTGATGTGGAGCAGCGATATCAGGCCCTGAAAGATGAATTGCGTCAGCTTGGCTGA
- a CDS encoding DMT family transporter, protein MNYLIALSVPMLWGSTYAAVGLFLQDMSPYWVAVWRALPAGLVLLMLRPKLPPLNWGRMTLLSFCNIAAFFVLLFIAAYRLPGSVAGTLGATMPLQLMLLQWVGEGKKPDPRSVLLAVVGLIGVGLLLNPSADLDPIGTLAALAGTALVAQSAIWMKRWPVNDALSFAAWQLVLGGIMLIPFAWFVAGAPVALSVDALPGLLWLVLLNTAFGYWAWVRSVKILGPNVMSMLSLVNPVTAVMLGIGLVGESLGLLQWAGIGLILVALLLMKKTSGKGRKMNHEMNHQEGIDLNEQSKNSVSVR, encoded by the coding sequence ATGAATTATCTGATTGCGCTATCCGTTCCAATGCTGTGGGGCAGTACCTATGCCGCTGTCGGTCTGTTTCTGCAGGATATGTCACCTTATTGGGTGGCTGTCTGGCGTGCATTGCCTGCAGGTTTAGTCCTGCTCATGCTTCGTCCGAAGCTGCCGCCACTCAACTGGGGCCGCATGACACTCCTGAGCTTTTGCAATATTGCTGCTTTTTTTGTTCTGCTTTTTATTGCAGCCTATCGCCTGCCAGGCTCGGTGGCCGGTACTTTGGGCGCCACAATGCCACTGCAGCTGATGTTGTTACAGTGGGTTGGGGAGGGAAAAAAACCTGATCCCCGTTCTGTTTTGCTGGCAGTGGTGGGTCTGATTGGGGTGGGATTGTTACTGAATCCGTCTGCTGATCTGGACCCGATTGGGACCCTCGCAGCCTTAGCCGGGACGGCACTGGTGGCTCAGTCGGCTATCTGGATGAAGCGATGGCCAGTCAATGACGCCTTGAGTTTTGCTGCATGGCAGCTTGTGCTGGGAGGCATCATGCTCATTCCTTTCGCCTGGTTTGTTGCTGGCGCACCGGTGGCTTTGTCTGTAGACGCGCTCCCCGGACTGTTATGGCTGGTTTTGCTGAATACCGCATTTGGATACTGGGCTTGGGTCCGCTCCGTGAAAATACTGGGTCCGAATGTGATGTCGATGCTCTCACTGGTGAATCCGGTTACTGCCGTCATGCTGGGAATCGGTCTGGTCGGTGAAAGTTTAGGGCTTTTGCAATGGGCAGGGATTGGCTTGATTCTGGTCGCACTGTTGCTGATGAAAAAAACGTCCGGCAAGGGCCGGAAAATGAACCATGAAATGAATCATCAAGAAGGAATTGATCTGAATGAGCAAAGCAAAAATTCTGTTTCTGTCCGGTAG
- a CDS encoding NADPH-dependent FMN reductase: MSKAKILFLSGSSRKGSLNQQLARQAYRMAAEMDAEVTLIDLADYPMPLYDGDLESAEGIPGTVKALRDILMAHNGICIASPEYNGSFSPLLKNTIDWLSRPDGDVPALAAYHSKTAYLLSTSPGSLGGIRGLVMLRMLLSNIGVMVMPDQLAIPAANQAFNGQGELTDNRQAELLQTQLRRFVAHLNR; encoded by the coding sequence ATGAGCAAAGCAAAAATTCTGTTTCTGTCCGGTAGCAGCCGAAAGGGCTCACTGAATCAGCAACTGGCCAGACAGGCATACCGGATGGCCGCTGAAATGGATGCTGAGGTGACGCTGATTGATTTAGCAGATTATCCGATGCCACTCTATGACGGCGATCTGGAGTCTGCTGAGGGGATTCCTGGGACAGTCAAAGCGCTTCGGGACATTTTGATGGCACACAACGGAATATGTATTGCATCACCGGAATATAACGGCAGTTTTTCTCCGTTACTGAAAAATACCATCGACTGGCTTTCCCGCCCGGATGGGGATGTGCCGGCACTGGCAGCCTATCATTCGAAAACGGCTTATCTGCTCAGTACGTCGCCGGGTTCACTGGGGGGAATCCGGGGGCTGGTGATGTTGCGCATGCTGTTGAGCAATATCGGGGTGATGGTGATGCCGGATCAGCTGGCGATTCCAGCTGCGAATCAGGCCTTCAACGGGCAGGGTGAACTGACAGATAACCGTCAGGCAGAACTGCTTCAGACGCAACTCAGAAGGTTCGTGGCCCATCTGAACCGATAA
- the def gene encoding peptide deformylase, which translates to MKIAQLGNPILRQQAKALTSAQWKEYAPFFSELQDLMLSHQGVGIAAPQVSESVRAFIVASSPNARYPLAPAMEPTLMLNPEIYWMSEDIEKDWEGCLSIPGMRALVPRSTTIKVGYEQLDGQKIQCELTGFIARIFQHEFDHLNGIVFLDRADSQDYATESEFRRQLGLN; encoded by the coding sequence ATGAAGATTGCACAGCTCGGAAATCCAATTTTACGCCAGCAGGCCAAAGCGTTAACTTCGGCTCAGTGGAAAGAATATGCTCCCTTTTTCAGCGAACTGCAGGACCTGATGCTGTCTCATCAGGGCGTGGGGATCGCAGCGCCTCAGGTCAGTGAATCCGTTCGTGCCTTTATTGTGGCTTCCTCGCCCAATGCACGCTATCCGCTCGCCCCCGCGATGGAACCCACCCTCATGCTGAATCCGGAAATTTACTGGATGAGTGAGGACATTGAAAAAGACTGGGAAGGTTGCCTGAGTATTCCGGGCATGCGGGCACTGGTGCCCCGCTCGACCACAATCAAAGTGGGATATGAGCAACTGGACGGCCAGAAAATACAATGTGAATTGACCGGTTTCATTGCCCGGATCTTCCAGCATGAATTTGACCACCTCAATGGCATTGTCTTTCTGGACCGTGCTGACTCTCAGGATTATGCCACGGAATCAGAGTTCAGAAGACAGCTCGGACTCAACTGA
- the msrB gene encoding peptide-methionine (R)-S-oxide reductase MsrB, which yields MLTWENVIEHAAKGNLPADRRVEKSEEEWRQMLSEDAYYVTRLKGTERPFGSEMCELFEPGEYACVCCGNMLFDAGEKFDSGSGWPSFTQPVKANAISYHLDTSHGMQRIETTCSVCDAHLGHVFPDGPAPSGLRYCMNAVALKKVSE from the coding sequence ATGCTCACTTGGGAAAACGTCATTGAACATGCGGCAAAAGGTAATCTGCCCGCTGACCGCCGTGTTGAAAAAAGCGAGGAAGAATGGCGTCAGATGCTCAGCGAAGACGCGTATTATGTCACCCGCCTGAAAGGAACGGAGCGGCCATTTGGCTCAGAAATGTGTGAACTGTTTGAACCGGGTGAGTATGCCTGCGTCTGTTGCGGGAACATGCTGTTCGATGCCGGTGAAAAATTTGACTCTGGCTCAGGCTGGCCTTCCTTTACCCAACCCGTCAAAGCAAATGCCATCAGCTATCATCTGGACACGTCGCATGGGATGCAACGTATTGAGACAACCTGCTCTGTCTGCGATGCTCATCTGGGTCATGTTTTCCCTGACGGACCAGCCCCCAGCGGCTTAAGATATTGTATGAATGCCGTTGCGCTGAAAAAAGTCAGTGAGTAG
- a CDS encoding rhodanese-related sulfurtransferase, translating to MSQYVVCAMYKFVALEDFEALRQPLQNLMEEKEIRGTLLLAREGINGTVAAKREAIDALLAWFKADGRLADIVYKESFDEHQPFNRSKVKLKKEIVTMGVEGIDPRHVVGTYVKPQDWNDLIADPEVFVVDTRNDYEIEVGTFKHAVNPKTETFREFPDYVKENMDPAKHKKVAMFCTGGIRCEKSTAYMKEQGFEEVYHLEGGILKYLEEVPAEESLWEGECYVFDGRVTVNHQLEKGSYDLCNACRLPITEQDKQNAHFEQGVSCPKCFDKHTEEQKARFREREKQVQLAQERGEEHVGGDAMKTIESRRQQKIERKKQQREQR from the coding sequence ATGTCTCAATATGTAGTTTGTGCAATGTACAAGTTTGTTGCACTGGAAGATTTTGAAGCCCTGCGCCAGCCGCTGCAGAATCTGATGGAAGAAAAAGAAATCCGCGGAACCCTGCTGCTGGCAAGAGAAGGGATCAATGGTACGGTTGCCGCCAAGCGTGAAGCCATTGATGCACTGCTGGCCTGGTTCAAAGCAGATGGCCGTCTCGCAGACATCGTCTATAAAGAATCTTTTGACGAACATCAGCCATTCAATCGTTCAAAAGTGAAGCTGAAGAAAGAAATCGTCACCATGGGTGTTGAAGGGATTGACCCGCGCCATGTGGTGGGCACTTATGTAAAACCCCAAGACTGGAACGACCTGATTGCTGATCCTGAAGTATTTGTGGTCGATACCCGCAATGACTATGAGATTGAAGTCGGCACGTTCAAGCATGCGGTGAACCCGAAAACTGAAACGTTCCGTGAGTTTCCGGATTACGTGAAAGAGAACATGGACCCAGCCAAACACAAGAAAGTTGCCATGTTCTGTACTGGGGGGATCCGTTGTGAAAAATCAACGGCCTATATGAAAGAGCAAGGCTTCGAAGAGGTTTACCACCTGGAAGGCGGTATTCTGAAGTATCTGGAAGAAGTGCCGGCTGAAGAAAGCCTGTGGGAAGGTGAGTGCTACGTCTTTGACGGCCGGGTCACCGTGAACCACCAGCTTGAAAAAGGCTCTTATGACCTGTGTAATGCCTGCCGTCTGCCTATCACTGAGCAGGACAAGCAAAATGCACACTTCGAGCAAGGTGTGAGTTGTCCGAAGTGTTTTGACAAACATACGGAAGAACAGAAAGCCCGTTTCCGTGAGCGTGAAAAGCAGGTTCAGCTGGCTCAGGAGCGTGGTGAAGAGCACGTAGGTGGTGATGCGATGAAAACCATCGAATCACGCCGCCAGCAAAAGATTGAGCGGAAGAAGCAGCAACGCGAACAGCGTTAA
- a CDS encoding peptide-methionine (S)-S-oxide reductase, translating into MESVGLGGSCHWCTEAIFRSLKGVREVEQGWLSAQGLEGMSEGILVRFEPASIDLYTLIQIHLHTHSCTSDHALRHRYRSAIYAFSPEQQRASQICLKALQSEFDQHVLTEALRIDTFEPSRQALQDYFYRNPQRPFCQARISPKLNYLLKQFGAYVDGNKRDVIQQSTIDPDSELAVSPDTSSATD; encoded by the coding sequence ATGGAATCAGTCGGCTTAGGCGGAAGTTGCCATTGGTGCACGGAGGCAATTTTCCGGTCATTGAAGGGCGTTCGTGAGGTGGAGCAGGGCTGGTTGTCTGCGCAGGGGCTGGAAGGGATGTCAGAAGGTATCCTGGTCCGTTTTGAGCCTGCAAGTATCGACCTGTATACCCTGATCCAAATTCATCTGCATACCCATAGCTGTACCTCGGATCATGCGCTACGTCACCGGTACCGTTCCGCAATTTATGCGTTCAGCCCTGAGCAGCAGCGCGCCTCGCAGATTTGCCTGAAAGCACTTCAGTCTGAATTTGACCAGCATGTTCTGACGGAGGCTTTACGTATCGACACATTTGAACCTTCGCGGCAGGCACTGCAGGATTACTTTTACCGCAATCCGCAGCGGCCATTTTGTCAGGCACGTATCAGTCCCAAGCTGAACTATTTGCTGAAACAGTTTGGTGCCTATGTTGATGGCAATAAACGGGATGTCATTCAGCAGTCGACGATTGATCCGGATTCTGAGCTGGCTGTCAGTCCAGATACTTCGTCAGCAACTGACTGA
- a CDS encoding LysR family transcriptional regulator yields MDRLSAMRAFIRVAELASFTRAADELHLPKASVSNYIRLLETQSGTRLLHRTTRKVTLTQDGKVYYERCLDLLSEFDELDSLFRQTGEQLSGRIRVDMPTGTAKNVVIPHLPDFLASHPGISLELSSTDRRVDVIREGFDCVLRAGKLEDSSLIARKLGEMTLITCASPAYLKKHGIPRQVGDLSHHQLIHYHQVIGSETDCWEYEENGITREVSMKGALTVNNAESYTAACLAGIGLIQVPAMGVRHLTEQGRLVQVLSQHSSAPLPVYLLYPHRRHMAKRVQIFMDWLSQLLTKYLD; encoded by the coding sequence ATGGACCGACTCAGTGCCATGCGTGCCTTCATCCGCGTCGCTGAACTTGCCAGCTTCACCCGTGCGGCAGATGAACTGCATTTACCCAAAGCCAGTGTTTCCAACTATATCCGGCTGCTTGAAACGCAGTCTGGAACACGACTGCTTCATCGTACAACGCGCAAAGTCACTCTGACTCAGGACGGAAAGGTCTACTACGAACGGTGTCTCGACCTGTTGTCAGAGTTTGATGAACTGGACAGCCTGTTCCGTCAGACCGGGGAACAGCTTTCTGGCCGTATTCGGGTGGATATGCCGACGGGCACCGCCAAAAACGTGGTGATCCCGCATTTGCCAGATTTCCTGGCAAGTCATCCGGGCATCTCGCTGGAACTGAGCAGCACCGATCGCCGGGTTGATGTCATCAGAGAAGGCTTTGACTGCGTGTTACGTGCGGGAAAGCTCGAAGACTCTTCGCTCATCGCCCGAAAGCTGGGGGAAATGACCCTCATCACCTGCGCCAGCCCGGCTTATCTGAAAAAACATGGGATTCCCCGACAGGTCGGGGATCTCAGCCACCACCAGCTGATCCACTACCATCAGGTTATCGGCAGTGAGACGGACTGCTGGGAATATGAGGAAAACGGAATCACCCGGGAAGTCAGTATGAAAGGGGCTTTAACCGTGAACAATGCAGAGTCGTATACTGCCGCTTGTCTTGCCGGCATCGGTCTGATCCAGGTTCCCGCTATGGGCGTACGGCATCTGACAGAACAGGGCAGACTGGTTCAGGTACTTTCCCAGCACAGCTCTGCGCCGTTACCAGTCTATTTGCTTTACCCGCACCGCCGCCACATGGCGAAAAGGGTCCAGATTTTCATGGACTGGCTCAGTCAGTTGCTGACGAAGTATCTGGACTGA
- a CDS encoding SDR family NAD(P)-dependent oxidoreductase, which produces MAQRIAIITGGSRGLGKNTALAMARKGIDIILTYRNKESEAASVVSEIQALGRNAVALQLDVERSLDFPDFAEQVKGTLNQHWQRDSFDILVNNAGIGIHASLMETTEAQFDQLFNIHLKGVFFLTQALVPLLKDGSRVVNISTGLTRFCIPGYGAYSAMKGAIEVYTRYLAKELGSRGIRVNVVAPGAIETDFGGGTVRDVSEVNDYLAAQTALGRVGLPDDIGGMIATLVAEENGWVTAQRIEASGGMFL; this is translated from the coding sequence ATGGCACAACGTATCGCAATCATCACAGGCGGCAGTCGGGGGCTGGGAAAAAATACGGCGTTAGCGATGGCGCGAAAGGGGATCGATATCATTCTGACTTACCGGAACAAGGAGAGTGAGGCTGCATCTGTCGTCAGCGAAATCCAGGCACTGGGTCGTAATGCCGTCGCACTGCAGCTGGATGTGGAACGCAGTCTGGATTTCCCTGACTTTGCTGAGCAGGTGAAAGGAACCCTGAATCAGCACTGGCAGCGTGATAGCTTCGATATTCTGGTGAATAATGCCGGAATTGGCATTCATGCTTCATTGATGGAAACGACCGAAGCTCAGTTTGATCAGTTATTCAATATTCATCTGAAAGGGGTCTTTTTTCTGACGCAGGCTCTCGTGCCTCTGCTCAAAGACGGCAGCCGGGTCGTGAATATTTCAACCGGTCTGACGCGGTTTTGTATTCCGGGCTACGGTGCCTATTCAGCGATGAAAGGTGCAATTGAAGTCTATACCCGCTATCTGGCCAAAGAACTGGGTTCCCGGGGGATTCGCGTGAATGTTGTTGCTCCGGGAGCCATTGAGACTGATTTTGGCGGGGGAACGGTTCGTGATGTTAGTGAGGTCAATGATTATCTGGCGGCACAGACGGCTCTGGGCAGAGTGGGACTGCCAGATGATATTGGCGGGATGATTGCTACGCTGGTTGCAGAGGAAAATGGCTGGGTCACAGCGCAACGTATTGAAGCATCCGGCGGTATGTTTTTGTAA
- a CDS encoding arylamine N-acetyltransferase, which yields MEKLVHQYLKTLDLPSPQHTLAWVQSLQSAHLARYPFSSTNVILGRELSLEPEALFERLVTERRGGYCFEHNKLIYLTLKQLGFDVRPLIGRVMLNGNPENGRSHRLTLLTLNDGQYLIDGGFGVMTPRRIISLDEYEAQPGVRYDYYLERDGRGGLMVLAKSGEETQILYRFDFAEYLESDCNISHFYSHQAPDAAFVNHLVVSRILEGRRYLIRNLTFFEYDDVTRDDKEVSISDGTMLHHLLTTQFKLPVSEQEAATLYAHQSVKLRQLQR from the coding sequence ATGGAAAAATTAGTTCATCAGTACCTGAAGACCCTGGATCTGCCCTCACCGCAACATACCCTGGCGTGGGTACAGTCGTTGCAGTCAGCTCATCTGGCACGGTATCCGTTCTCCAGCACCAATGTCATTCTGGGCCGGGAGCTCAGCCTGGAACCTGAAGCGTTATTTGAACGACTTGTGACAGAACGCCGTGGCGGTTATTGCTTCGAGCACAACAAACTGATTTACCTGACCCTGAAACAGCTGGGGTTTGATGTCCGGCCGCTGATTGGCCGGGTGATGCTGAATGGAAATCCTGAGAATGGCCGTTCACACCGTCTGACTTTGCTGACGCTGAACGACGGTCAGTATCTGATTGATGGCGGGTTTGGGGTGATGACGCCGCGCCGGATCATTTCGCTGGATGAATACGAGGCTCAGCCGGGTGTGCGCTATGACTACTATCTGGAACGGGATGGCCGGGGTGGCCTGATGGTCCTTGCCAAAAGCGGTGAGGAAACTCAGATTCTGTATCGCTTTGACTTTGCTGAATACCTGGAATCAGACTGTAATATCAGTCATTTTTACAGTCACCAGGCCCCGGATGCCGCATTTGTGAATCATCTGGTGGTGTCACGCATTCTGGAAGGACGCCGCTACCTGATTCGTAACCTGACCTTTTTTGAATACGATGATGTAACCCGCGATGACAAAGAAGTTAGTATCAGTGACGGCACCATGCTGCACCATTTACTGACGACTCAGTTTAAGCTGCCGGTGTCTGAGCAGGAAGCGGCAACCTTATATGCACATCAGTCCGTAAAATTACGTCAGTTGCAGCGATAA
- a CDS encoding DsbA family protein, whose protein sequence is MDAILYYVHDPMCSWCWGYRPALQRLRAQLPQHIEVRFVLGGLAPDSDQPMPEEMQQMLQHTWRRIEGQLGTPFNHDFWTHCRPRRSTYPACRAVIAAELQGQGEAMTEAIQKAYYLRAMNPSDVDTHEQLAEELGLNTAKFAQDLTSEVVQALLEQQLALTAALGVSGFPSLVLEVNGQRRPVALAYQNELTTLNDISDKLRWVKTKATIAGWFSQ, encoded by the coding sequence GTGGATGCAATTCTCTACTACGTGCACGATCCCATGTGCAGCTGGTGCTGGGGTTATCGGCCTGCCCTCCAGCGACTGAGGGCGCAATTACCACAGCATATTGAGGTGAGGTTTGTATTGGGCGGACTGGCACCAGACAGTGATCAGCCCATGCCGGAAGAGATGCAGCAGATGCTGCAACACACCTGGCGCCGGATCGAAGGGCAACTGGGTACTCCATTTAACCATGACTTCTGGACGCATTGTCGGCCCCGGCGTTCGACCTATCCGGCTTGCCGGGCGGTGATCGCGGCTGAGCTGCAAGGGCAGGGGGAAGCCATGACTGAGGCGATTCAAAAAGCCTATTATCTCCGGGCTATGAATCCTTCCGATGTGGACACGCATGAGCAGCTTGCGGAAGAACTGGGATTAAATACCGCCAAGTTTGCTCAGGACCTGACCAGTGAAGTTGTCCAGGCATTACTGGAACAGCAGCTCGCGCTGACCGCAGCACTGGGTGTCTCAGGTTTTCCCTCGCTGGTGTTGGAAGTGAATGGTCAGCGCCGGCCGGTTGCTTTGGCCTATCAAAATGAACTGACCACACTCAATGACATCAGCGATAAGCTGCGTTGGGTAAAAACGAAAGCAACCATAGCAGGATGGTTTTCTCAATAG
- a CDS encoding DUF2860 family protein, with product MQRTFCQAALMLGALAAFSASAKQAVQPGFSGNVSLHLTWMQNDSNLSTEQPSVLNSLNDSGTQEEKTLPLPMWDLQLGLSPATALYFKTALGGMASSFYLQAGVNYYLNDGSSIGLGVIPGFLENEVWEDPFLTASPRTETDRTIRGGVFEYNHIGGSNVSFEFAGGKRRVENEQSGSAYDAATQEALKREGDLYYTALSQSIDFNRGFGIDWKLHYIKDKAEGQAVANNRYGVELSAKHRFQRFIFMLGASTAKVDYEDTHPIFAKTREDNRYGLSAAMIYLAPFQWRNASIIARAGVDEQSSNIDFYDETQTLYTLGMAYRF from the coding sequence ATGCAACGTACATTTTGTCAGGCAGCGCTCATGCTGGGAGCGCTGGCTGCATTTTCGGCTTCAGCAAAGCAAGCAGTCCAGCCTGGATTCTCAGGCAATGTCAGTCTCCACCTCACCTGGATGCAAAATGACTCTAACCTGAGCACAGAACAGCCCTCCGTGCTGAACTCACTGAATGATTCGGGTACGCAAGAAGAAAAGACACTCCCTTTGCCCATGTGGGATCTGCAATTGGGCTTGTCTCCTGCCACCGCCCTCTACTTCAAGACCGCGCTGGGCGGTATGGCCAGCAGTTTCTACCTGCAGGCTGGCGTCAATTATTACCTGAATGATGGTTCCAGCATCGGACTGGGTGTCATTCCGGGTTTTCTGGAGAACGAAGTCTGGGAAGATCCATTCCTGACCGCTTCTCCCCGAACTGAAACCGACCGGACGATTCGGGGAGGCGTGTTCGAGTACAACCATATCGGCGGCAGCAATGTGTCGTTTGAGTTTGCAGGCGGAAAACGCCGGGTCGAGAACGAGCAAAGCGGATCGGCGTATGATGCTGCCACGCAGGAAGCATTAAAGCGCGAGGGAGATCTGTATTACACCGCACTCAGTCAGAGCATTGATTTCAACCGCGGGTTCGGCATTGACTGGAAATTGCATTACATCAAAGACAAAGCTGAAGGCCAAGCTGTCGCGAACAATCGCTATGGTGTTGAACTGTCTGCCAAACATCGTTTTCAACGTTTTATCTTTATGCTGGGTGCCAGTACCGCCAAAGTGGATTATGAAGACACGCATCCGATCTTTGCCAAAACCCGGGAAGATAATCGCTATGGTCTGTCAGCAGCCATGATCTATCTGGCTCCCTTCCAGTGGCGGAATGCCAGTATCATCGCCAGGGCCGGGGTTGATGAACAGTCTTCAAATATCGACTTTTACGACGAAACCCAAACCCTCTACACCCTCGGAATGGCTTACCGATTCTGA